Proteins encoded within one genomic window of Cucumis sativus cultivar 9930 chromosome 3, Cucumber_9930_V3, whole genome shotgun sequence:
- the LOC101204776 gene encoding adenylyl-sulfate kinase 3 yields the protein MSAVGNGNNIFWHNCPVGKPEREKLLNQKGCVVWITGLSGSGKSTVACSLSRELYALGKISYVLDGDNLRHGLNKDLGFKAEDRAENIRRVGEVAKLFADAGLICIASLISPYRRDRDFCRELLPEANFIEVFMNMPLELCEARDAKGLYKLARDGKIKGFTGIDDPYEPPLNCEIELRQNDGVCPTPCDMAKQIVTFLEEKGFLQA from the exons ATGTCTGCTGTGGGAAATGGAAACAATATTTTCTGGCACAATTGTCCTGTCGGAAAGCCTGAAAGGGAGAAGCTTCTAAACCAAAAAGGCTGTGTTGTATGGATCACAGGCCTCAGTGGGTCAG GGAAAAGCACTGTAGCTTGCTCATTGAGTAGAGAGCTTTATGCGCTAGGGAAAATTTCTTATGTCCTAGATGGAGACAATCTTCGGCATGGATTAAACAAGGATCTTGGTTTTAAAGCTGAAGATCGTGCTGAAAATATCCGCAGAGTTG GGGAAGTAGCCAAACTTTTTGCTGATGCTGGTTTAATATGCATTGCTAGTTTGATATCTCCATATAGAAGAGATCGGGATTTCTGTCGTGAATTATTGCCCGAGGCAAACTTTATTGAG GTCTTCATGAACATGCCTCTAGAATTATGTGAGGCAAGAGATGCAAAGGGCCTTTACAAACTTGCCCGAGACGGGAAGATCAAAG GTTTTACAGGGATCGACGACCCCTACGAACCGCCTCTGAACTGCGAG ATTGAACTAAGGCAGAATGATGGAGTTTGCCCAACCCCATGTGATATGGCAAAGCAGATAGTGACTTTCTTGGAGGAGAAAGGATTTCTTCAAGCTTAG
- the LOC101205024 gene encoding uncharacterized protein LOC101205024 codes for MQAHFLLGPIPIPISSASSAIGFYSSLIADSLPRTYSCNPNSKSTLPLPRSNSIVSSWSAAIDGHRNHYELLGVPPAASSKEIKKAFRLLARKYHPDVSKDSRAADAFKSIRHAYEVLSNEVTRAQYDRALKLQETTDRPYRGKWYYSPDFEERQKIYRWTELKQKIQYERYHKYNKFRQDSSRIDEEEGESDSQLRSPFLEVLKSTFLSLFLVQIFGSRLSLTFSSLVALLDRKLDSGYKMGYAIAWLLGGRAGVLLAICLSFASWMCGKSSSGVVAVVVVAMWMGTNLARYAPLPQGAVLTLLYMSIKLQADLN; via the exons ATGCAGGCCCATTTCCTATTGGGGCCGATCCCCATCCCCATTTCCTCTGCTTCTTCCGCCATCGGTTTCTACTCCTCCCTCATCGCCGATTCCCTTCCTCGGACTTACTCCTGCAACCCCAATTCCAAATCAACCCTTCCCCTTCCTCGATCCAATTCCATCGTCTCTTCTTGGTCCGCTGCCATTGACGGCCACCGCAACCATTACGAGCTGCTCGGCGTACCTCCTGCTGCCTCCTCGAAGGAGATCAAGAAAGCTTTTCGTCTGCTCGCTCGCAAg TATCATCCTGATGTTAGCAAGGATTCACGAGCAGCTGATGCATTCAAGAGCATACGTCATGCATATGAG GTATTATCCAATGAAGTGACAAGAGCTCAGTATGACCGAGCGTTGAAACTTCAAGAAACTACGGACAGGCCATACAGAGGAAAGTGGTATTATAGTCCTGATTTCGAAGAAAGACAGAAAATTTATAGATGGACTGAACTGAAGCAAAAGATTCAGTACGAAAgatatcataaatataataagttTCGACAGGATTCTTCCCGCATTGATGAAGAGGAGGGAGAAAGCGACAGCCAACTTAGAAGCCCCTTCCTAGAAGTACTTAAATCGACATTTCtgtcattatttttagtacaaataTTCGGCTCCCGATTGTCACTCACCTTTAGCAGCCTGGTGGCACTGCTCGACAGGAAGTTGGATTCGGGATATAAGATGGGGTATGCAATTGCGTGGCTTTTAGGTGGAAGGGCAGGTGTTCTACTAGCTATATGCCTCTCATTTGCTAGCTGGATGTGTGGGAAAAGTAGCAGCGGTGTAGTTGCTGTTGTGGTAGTGGCTATGTGGATGGGAACAAATCTTGCAAGATATGCACCACTTCCTCAAGGAGCTGTTCTTACACTTCTGTACATGTCCATCAAACTTCAAGCTGATTTGAACTGA
- the LOC101222321 gene encoding tryptophan synthase alpha chain, protein MDIAFKSSRILPLNKIPNTLIFSPRPCKISVSQSKRFAPMAALAAYPVVGLSETFKNLREQGKVALIPYITAGDPDLSTTAEALKVLSKCGSDIIELGVPYSDPLADGPVIQAAATRSLARETNFNAIISMLKGVIPELSRPISLFTYYNPILKRGVENFMMIIKDTGVRGLVVPDVPLEETEVLRKEAVKHNIELVLLTTPTTPKERMKNIVEASEGFVYLVSSIGVTGTRTSVSSRVQTLLEEVKEVTEKPVAVGFGISKPEHVKQVAEWGADGIIIGSAMVKLLGEAQSPEEGLKELENFTRSLKSALS, encoded by the exons ATGGACATTGCTTTCAAATCTTCGAGGATTCTTCCCCTTAACAAGATACCCAATACCCTCATCTTTTCTCCACGTCCTTGTAAGATTTCAGTTTCCCAGTCCAAGCGGTTCGCTCCAATGGCTGCTCTTGCAGCCTACCCTGTTGTTGGACTGTCCgaaacatttaaaaacttgAGAGAACAAGGCAAG GTTGCATTGATCCCCTACATCACGGCTGGTGATCCTGATCTTTCGACCACGGCTGAGGCATTGAAAGTGCTTTCCAAATGTGGATCAGATATAATTGAACTTGGTGTTCCATATTCGGATCCCTTGGCAGATGGTCCTGTTATACAG GCTGCAGCCACTCGGTCCTTGGCTAGAGAGACAAACTTCAATGCAATCATTTCTATGCTGAAGGGG GTGATTCCTGAACTATCTCGTCCAATTTCCCTTTTTACATATTACAACCCAATTCTTAAACGTGGCGTCGAGAACTTCATGATGATAATAAAAGATACAGGTGTACGAG GGCTTGTTGTTCCAGATGTTCCTCTTGAGGAGACTgaagttttgagaaaagaagCAGTAAAGCACAATATTGAACTg GTACTCTTAACTACACCAACCACGCCAAAAGAGAGGATGAAAAACATCGTTGAAGCTTCAGAGGGATTTGTTTATCTT GTGAGCTCCATTGGAGTTACCGGTACTCGGACATCCGTTAGTAGCAGAGTTCAAACTCTTCTTGAGGAAGTTAAAGAG GTTACGGAAAAACCAGTAGCAGTTGGTTTTGGTATATCGAAACCCGAGCACGTGAAGCAG GTGGCTGAGTGGGGAGCAGATGGTATTATTATTGGTAGTGCTATGGTGAAGCTGTTAGGTGAAGCCCAATCCCCTGAGGAAGGATTGAAGGAGCTTGAAAACTTCACCAGATCCTTAAAATCTGCACTCTCTTGA